A stretch of DNA from Ricinus communis isolate WT05 ecotype wild-type chromosome 4, ASM1957865v1, whole genome shotgun sequence:
TTCTCACAGGAAAAATAAtgacaaggaaaaaaaaatgatcatCATCATTAGAGAATCATATAAATGATTAGCAGAATCTTTGGCCTGATAATTAAGCTCATACAGAAATCCCGAAACATGGGCGCAGCACAGTTCACATCATATGTTGTCAGACTGACTTCATATTTGCAACAAATAAGACATAACTATATGCATGAATTCTTATGACATTGACATGAGAGTTCAAAAAACTTAAGTTTCATGGGAAATATTCATACAATCTTAAAgactttgattaaaatttgaatgacGCATCAACCATAGTCCATAGATCACTTCCCCAATTCAAGCTTTATATCAATTAATCAGTAGAATCAATACAATGATTGTTTTCTCCTACTGGTAAGATTGTCCAACGCCAACACATGGAAAAAAGCAGAAAAGACATGATTTAGTTTGTGGGAATGAGCATTAAAAATCTATAATGTCGATGTGCTTAATCGTGTTAAACTCTTATGTATAGCTACACAGCGAACATTCTTGAAGAGTTTAAGCTAGTGGGaaagtttggttttatatttgACCTGCAATTTGCAACCTGATGAGAATGTTCATATTGCAAAGTGAGAGTAGTACTACTACTGAGGTTAGGAATATCTGATGTGTGGACAATTGATTGCAAGTATTCCAATAAACATAGTGAAGTTAGGCGCAAGGGTTTGGCCGCTGGTCTAATAATCTTTCAGAATCTAGGCCCTGAAACCTGGTACTACTTATACCTCGATTCACAATTCAGATGCCGCCTATCTGGGTAGGTTTCTATGTACCGTTTCAACAAAATTTGTTAGTCAACTCAGCCAGTTGGGAGCCAAAACCCTTCAACTTGGGTGTCGACTTGTGGACAACCTATACTTTGTCAAAGGGGACAATCTAGCTATATCTtttatgttatgttatatatgacaaaatttaaaagatgaaATTATGACAATTCAATGATCATCATTAGTTTCATCTCTATTTTGGCTTCTTATGTTATTCCTACTTATTTTCCCATCAGCTTAATGTCGGTAATTCCTTTATTCATGCAGATGAATTGAATAGTTCATTTGTTTCAAGCCATTTAActtgaattatttataagaCTAATTAAGCCCACTTTGTTTACCTACCTTTATATGTTCATCTTTCAACAAAAAAGTAGCAAATTAGTCATTAAAACTGCGCCACAAATTTCGTTGCCGACTTCCAccagatctttttatttattttttattgtttgttttcgTCAAATGTGCAGGTGCAGGATTCatcttcttccctttttctttgGCTTTCTTGCTCAGACACCTGGCTAACAAACAATGTTTTTGTTTGTCTACTACATTTTGCATGTTTTAGAAACTCAAAAAAGTTAAATCTAATCAACCAAGTAATTTGCTCGAAAATATTTTGGATCACTGATGTATAGCAACTGTTAACAGTAAAGATGATTTTGATCACCATTGTACGTATAGTTGCGTATATAAAACTTACTTACATGGGAATCAAGATCTGCCAATCCGCCTGCTGCTCTTGTACCTGATGGGCTAGTGCCTGTCACACTGTGCATAGAGGCAAAGGGGTTTAGATTCCAACAAGCATTATTTTCTCCTAAAATTTCTCAGGTACAGAAAgaggcaaaagaaaaataaaatcttccAATTCAAATTACTAACTACAGCTACTAGACATTGTAGTTAGAACATTTATAATAAAACCTCATAATCATCTTCACTATCTAAATTAGGGTTATCCCTTTATTGAGTCTGTGGCTGCAGATTTTGATAACTGAGGACATCACACCCCTTTTACTTTACGTCTAACGCATTAAATAACATCCAAGCTGTGCTGTACGAAGAATGGTTTATTAATCCATTAACTACTCGACATGacttgtaattttcttttttgcccTTTTTGCAGCTAATTCTTTGAGATAACCCAATCTTTTGATGTATGTAGTAAAATTTAATCGGATGACAATAAGAGGAACATCTAATCTCGAATTTCAAGAGTTAATAGTAAGTTCAAACTTTTCAGTTAAAAACGTTAGGCCTTGCCATTGATTCCCAACTCTAGTTATTAGGGCAAAGTGAGTCAACTAGTCATTGATAACTGATCTTTACAGTGCCAGAATTTGCAGGTATATGGGGCCCAAAGGAAGAACTTTACAAGGCCAGGAGATGGCAGAAAGAAAATCAGTCAGTTAAACATAAACATATCTTTGGCTGAGACTGAGACTATCTCCACTTTCTTACCTTACAGATTCCTCCTTgttgaatttttcaatttgaacaTGCCAAAACCTGGAACATGAACAAATGTAACGGTGCAAAGACCGTGAggaagcaaaaaagaaaaactctatTCTCTTCTGCACCAACATCAAAAAGACCTTGTATAGGCAACATTGTACCAGTGCTCTGATTATTTATACTTGAAGAGGaacaaaaagaatcaaaacTAGTAGTTTCTGCTTCGCAAGCATAGCAAGCAGGCCAAACAAAAAACTCAATAGAGATCCCATAAAAACATGTTGTCTAACTCAACTCCCTACCTGCAAATAATGATGCATGTGAGTTATGTTTTTagctattatttaatttggcAGATAATGATAATTGAACCCCAAAAAACATCAACTTATTATCTTTACAACTATTTGCGACATTGTTCGTTCTTGTACAATGCACATCATGtgactaaaaaagaaaactaatataatacaTCACTGTCCAAATCAATAACAAAAGAGGAAAGATAATTACAATGCCATTTCAAGAgcaggaaaaaagaagaagaaaaggataGAGTTTGATGTAACAATAGAATAGCACCGCATAGCCTTAGCTATAGCCATGTCCGATAAAGCTCTAACCCCCGTGTCTTAAGCTATAAaaactcaaaagaaaaatgaaaacaaaaggaaaagtcTGAAACAATTGTGGGGATGAGAGGCTATCCGTACCATAAAATATCAGACCGATTTCTCAGAATGGACTCGAGGAAGTCTCTAACTCtcattttttaatcaaatagaAACATGGTAGAGACGTACCCCTGACGTGTAAAATATACAAACCTAAATTATCTTATGCAGCCACCCAAATCATCCTACCAGCTATCTTACTCTATGAAATGGTCGATGGCACAGCACATACAAAACCCATGATCtaaatcaagaaagaaaaaaaaaaaaacatacatTACCATTAAAATAGATCCCTTTTGTACTAGGAGAATGggctaaatttatattaaggGTAAGACCATAGTCCTTCAGCATCCGAATTCCTAGGCGAATCATCAGACGAAGGCGTATTTATTCTTGGAGGACTCACCATCATTGCTCCCGCCATGTCCACTAGCAAATTTGGAAAGTTCAGAAAAGCTTCTTCATCAATAAATTCTTGATCTGACTCAAAACGGCTAGTGCCACTAGACGACGTCGCCGCCTTCCACTTCGCTTCATCTCGACCCCCGTCTGGATTTGACACGGTTTCTTGGTTGGGCTGTCTAGCAGCCGCTGCACTAGCAGCAGCAGCCCTTATATCAGTAGCAGAAGTAGATATCGGTATTGGGTAAGACAAAATAGATTCCGGGAAATTCAGGGCTGTGTCCGGGCCTTTAAGGGCTAGTGCTGCGACGTCGTACGCAGCAGCTGCCATTTCAGGAGTAGTATACGTACCTAGCCATATACGCGTAGTTTTACGTGGCTCACGGATCTCAGACACCCATTTCCCGCTCCGGCATCGAATCCCTCTATATATAGGATGCCTTCCGGTCTGACCCGATGAAGCACCGGGTGATCGGACCGGTCTAGGAGATGGGTTTGTCTGTTCCTCTGGGTGAAGAAGACCTGGCTCAGGGACTTGTATGGGGTGTGGTTGGTCTTCTTGGGGCGGCGTCGCATTGGCATTAGGATTGGCCATataaggagaaaaaagaaaaaagaaaacggcAACTTGAAATATTGGAATTATGTAATAACAATGTATATCTtttcctaataaaaatataatataagataGGCGAGATTTTGATATTGGTATTGATAGCTAGTTATGTagctttataattaataaggtAGAAGTAGAAGTGAAGCAAAAAGAGGCTAAAGCGTGGGAAATTCGCGGACATTTTCTAATCCACACAGAtacaagaaagaaaggaaatagaaatagaaatagaaattgaaattgagagatcattcttttttatttttctttcctgCTGTTTCTTCAATATAATGTTAtattataagataatatattaataagtacAATGGCTGATGTGATTGAAGGGCTATGAGGTTACAGTATGCACACGTTTTGGGCACATATAACTTATTACTATTAGTGCTGTGTCTCCTGTCTTGCTTGATTAGCTTAGCTGTAACTTATTGGGTCTTctccttcctcttcttcttttttcaaaataatatagcTTCTCTTAACTATGTTGATCATAACAATAGGTCATGCTTACCACTCTTACTGTgtcatttttcatttattttcttttctcggTCCATGAGTGTTACTCAGTCTCACTGCTCTGGTCCTCTATGTATTTATCTTTTCCTTGTTCTGCATCCAAGGTTTTCATTTGGTCCCCAAGTCTCGCTACCTTGAAGAGCGtgtatcaaaatattttgtcGGGTTGCAAATGCCATTGCATCTAATTAATCGTGTAAAGATGCAGTCATTAGTTTTCCATGTTAActtttttatacataaatagatactaattaatcaatttgactggaataaattagaattaccTCACCATAACATACAAGCTACATAGGCTAAAGGATTatcaaacagaaaaaaaaaattacaaaggaGCCATTAAGAATTACCCAcgattttaaaagataaaaagctTTGTCTGTTGACATGAGCAGACACGCCATTATTATTTTCACTTTCATCTATATGGCTGGAATATGTTTAGGACAAAGGCGATTTATGTAAAAGGATCAAACAAgttcaattttgatttttctaataaataggCACATGACTTTTATTCAAGGGTCCAATTAAtctaaactttaattttattaagtatgTTGTATATTCTTGAAATAGagagtaattttattattttaataattaaaagaaaaaaataaatcaaattaaattatttgtcagtattttttatagaaataaaactaaattcaCAAGCATATATTAGTATACGTGtattttgaattataatttagaatatttgATCATTAGATAGAAATTATGGGTctaattattagaataaatGGAATTAAATCTATTCGGCCTCTTGACACAAGTTCAATGAGGTAATTAAACCTTTGATGAATATGTTTAGGATGCAGTTCAAACACTTTTAggatacaaaaataaattaaaaaattagactAAGTagcaatttaattttctaaatttataaacagTTTTACAATTAgtacaaaaaacaaaattgttTAATCTAATTAGCTcatagtatttataaatacatttattttcttataaaactaaaagaaaacttaaaacacatattttctatttctatttcttatttaattttcttatttttacttttagattgattaatttgaataataatatactttatattttaaagataatatatattatttagcatttttttttccatataATGTTCTATAacttcataaataattgtattaatgtatttatattaGATGGTATCTGTATGCTGTGTTTGTTTCCATATCCTTGCTTGTTAGAAAAGGAAGCTAGTCCATTCCAGTCCTTGGGGTTGTGAGTTGAATAAGcgatttattgataattataatttgtatATTCCTGCAaccaaaatcaaattgaatctCTGTCGAAGGCAGAATTATTCGAGTGATTGACACAACAATGGCAGATAATGATTCGTCGAGTCCTGGTGGGTTGAGttagaaataaaaagtagAGATTAATCACTGAGAGTAACTcaattagtattaaaattattttgagatCGCAACATCCTGAGTTTATGTTGTAATTGAGCCAATTCTTTTTAGAAATCAAGCTtaacattcttttttaattttcttaaaaccGAAAAAACATATGTAACTCTTTGAGGATTTTCCCCAGCTTACTCCATCCAATGGTAAATTTTCAGGTTTCAGGGCTTAGGTTGGCATCCATATAGTACAGCCAAGTGGAACAAGATTGTCTCAAAAAGTTGAGGCAATTTTGAAGGTAAAAGGACCAAATAATGATGtgctattaataaatatgccagtttcttcaaatttccaatATCTTTTTACTCTCTCAACTATTTTTACtcattattcattttaatatatatatatattaagattttCTTACTATCATATGCTTTGAACtaaaaaaagtttgaatatattttttttaaatgaatatgtaaaataatataaatcagaaataagatatattaattttttgctatattataaaaataaaattagaaagacaaaacaaagttattgtaagaaaaatatagtataatgatacatatatatgaatattattaaacagagaaatattttttaagatataattttaaaaatttataatttatcacaaattaaaaaaaattatctacaattaatttaaattgagattatttaaaaagtgtttctatataaaatataaaatttattaaatatataattaactataataatcaaataccGATAGctacctatatatatatacctcaATTATGTGAATGCTGTGGAGGAATCCtattatgattatattttaatataattcaaattatgaattccaaaataaaaatataccgACTTAAAGGAGCATTTGATTGAaggtgaaaaataaaaacgaaaataaaaatataaataattatattttttgttgtttagtttagtgtgaaataaaattgtaagCGAATAATGTgtaatttgttatttatatataaaaattatataaagataatgtgaatttaaatgtaatatattaatctacttgtttaattattttataattagtttgatttgaCTTTCAGAGAGAAggaaatgtttttattctttaaataagAGAAAGTACTAGTTGCTCCTATTGATGAAGAATTCTATTTCAATTtaggaataatattttaccaactaaatattaataaaatgaatcaTTTAACTCTGttatcaattttattctattattttactaaaaaaattatttctaagtCTACATAAAGAAGGTACAAAGTGGTAATCATGgatattagatttattattactatcataaacataaaatgaaattacttttcagccgagtaaaaagaaaaaaagagaaacttatttatcaagaaaaatacACATTGCATGTTAAATAGGATGGAAATGTTTTCCGCAGCAGGGGATGGACCTTGAACAATGTGACTGTGCAGGCATCGACgtgttctttttattattatatattattttgtctgcccttgtcattttttattttcagaaaaAGATCACGTTTTATAGCCGTTAAAGGTAGTTATCTTATCTAAACCCCTGAGCACATAATAGATTCAGAATTCGAACCAAAACCAGCCTAACTTTCGATCTCTTCTTCATTTCAATGGATACTCTGCTAAACTCAACCTTCCCGATCTTTTCCAAATACCCAAATTTCCCCATATCTAAACCCGCCAAACCCTTAAAGGTTTCAATAAAGCCTCCACCACCTGACTTTGATTTCAGATCAGAAATATTGCAAGAATCCAGAACTACAATTGCCAAAAACCACCCTGACCTGCTTGACTTGGCCGATTCAgggaatttaattttaattgagaaGCGACTTTTCGGACCAGTACCGGCTTGGAGGACAGAGTTTGTCGAACCTGAGGCTATATGGTTGGTTGGCACCAGTCATATTTCGACTGAATCAGCTACACAAGTGGAGCGAGTGGTGCGCGCTGTCAAGCCTGACAATGTAGTAGTTGAGTTATGTAGAAGCAGGCAAGTCTTATTTCTGTTTATgttgatttataaaataaagtacgATGGTCAAATTTACTggatatttaattcaattggTTAGGTTGCTCAATGCCAACTCTAACTCAGCACTCAAGACCACAACTCGATGACTAGAATTAGGGAATAGTAGCTAGGATATGCTAATTAGGTTTTCTTGtctattatattaaatgataGAAGAGATGTGGTTTCTAAAACAAAAGCAACGCTAGGATAGTTGGCCAACTATGGCTACACTGTATACATGGAATAGAAGTCTGTCTAATTTTCACAGGCAGCACATGCCAAATGcattaatgatataaatttcacctgaaaaagaaattagagaaTAGCGATTTTCTGAATAGTTAGAGTGAAGAAACCAATTGATGAACATTCAAAAAAAGCTGCTATATCTTCAAAAACCACATCTTACCTTTACTTATTGCAGAATTAATTTACAGAGCTGGGATTATGTACACCTCCAATGAAGGTGAGGATAATCAACAACTAAGATCGAATATGTTTTCCTTGAGCGGGAATGGATTCTTTGGTGCTGTTGGTCGCAGCATAAACTTGGGTAAGCgcttaattttattggttAGTGCTTGCTTCTAAATCCGAAAATAATTAAGCTGCTCAGTTCTG
This window harbors:
- the LOC8258301 gene encoding ethylene-responsive transcription factor ERF026, whose translation is MANPNANATPPQEDQPHPIQVPEPGLLHPEEQTNPSPRPVRSPGASSGQTGRHPIYRGIRCRSGKWVSEIREPRKTTRIWLGTYTTPEMAAAAYDVAALALKGPDTALNFPESILSYPIPISTSATDIRAAAASAAAARQPNQETVSNPDGGRDEAKWKAATSSSGTSRFESDQEFIDEEAFLNFPNLLVDMAGAMMVSPPRINTPSSDDSPRNSDAEGLWSYP